Proteins co-encoded in one Streptomyces sp. JH34 genomic window:
- a CDS encoding heavy metal translocating P-type ATPase, whose amino-acid sequence MASTTAAEAPAADTSDAELTIGGMTCASCAARVEKKLNRMDGVTATVNYATEKARVSYGAGTTLGDLVATVEKTGYTARPVVRPAPAPPAQAQAQAQAPAQAQAQAQAQAPEGEGPPRTSPTDEAAGSDTAGREADAPRDSAERTADEALAVLRQRLQVSAALAVPVVLMAMIPALQFDNWQWLSLTLASPVVVWGGLPFHRAAWANLRHGAATMDTLVSIGTLAAFGWSLWALFLGSAGMPGMRHGFDVTASGSDPSSTIYLEVAAGVVGFILLGRYLEARSKRKAGSALRALLHLGAKDVTVLRTDTDTNTDTGPGAGPGREVTEVRVPVGRLLVGDWFVVRPGEKIATDGTVIEGASAVDASMLTGEALPVDTVPGDSVTGATLNVSGRLVVEATRVGADTQLARMARLVEDAQSGKAAAQRLADRISAVFVPVVLLIALGTLVVQLLATDDVTASFTAAVAVLIIACPCALGLATPTALMAGTGRGAQLGILIKGPEVLETARRIDTVVLDKTGTVTTGRMTLGSVHTAPGTAEEDVLRLAGALEHASGHPVARAVAAGAAARTGSALPAPVDFSDAPGLGVRGTVEGHVVLAGRAKLLADAGITLPPSLEDALAQAARQGRTTVAVAWDGEARGVLEVADAVKESSAEAVAELRALGLDPILLTGDNQASADSVARAVGIDTVLAEVLPEEKAQVVRRLQAEGRSVAMVGDGVNDAAALAVADLGLSMGTGTDAAIEAGDLTLVRGDLKVAPAAIRLSRRTLWTIRSNLFWAFGYNVAALPLAAFGLLSPMIAGAAMAFSSVFVVTNSLRLRSFT is encoded by the coding sequence ATGGCCAGCACCACGGCAGCCGAGGCCCCGGCGGCCGACACCTCCGATGCGGAGCTGACGATCGGCGGGATGACCTGCGCCTCGTGCGCGGCCCGCGTCGAGAAGAAGCTCAACCGGATGGACGGGGTGACCGCCACCGTCAACTACGCGACCGAGAAGGCCCGCGTCTCCTACGGAGCCGGCACCACTCTCGGCGACCTCGTCGCCACGGTCGAGAAGACCGGCTACACGGCCCGGCCCGTCGTCCGCCCCGCTCCCGCGCCACCGGCGCAGGCACAAGCACAGGCGCAGGCACCGGCGCAGGCACAAGCACAGGCACAGGCACAGGCACCGGAGGGTGAGGGGCCACCTCGTACCTCACCGACGGACGAGGCCGCCGGAAGCGACACGGCCGGGCGCGAGGCCGATGCCCCCCGTGACTCCGCCGAGCGCACGGCCGACGAAGCCCTCGCCGTACTCCGGCAGCGCCTCCAGGTCTCGGCGGCGCTCGCCGTGCCGGTGGTCCTCATGGCCATGATCCCGGCTCTCCAGTTCGACAACTGGCAGTGGCTCTCCCTCACCCTCGCGTCGCCCGTCGTCGTCTGGGGCGGGCTCCCCTTCCACCGCGCCGCCTGGGCGAACCTGCGGCACGGCGCCGCGACGATGGACACCCTGGTGTCGATCGGTACGCTCGCGGCCTTCGGCTGGTCGCTCTGGGCCCTGTTCCTCGGCTCGGCGGGCATGCCCGGCATGCGGCACGGGTTCGACGTCACCGCCTCCGGGTCCGATCCCTCCTCCACCATCTACCTGGAGGTCGCGGCCGGAGTCGTCGGCTTCATCCTGCTGGGCCGCTACCTGGAGGCGCGGTCCAAGCGGAAGGCCGGTTCCGCTCTGCGCGCGCTGCTCCATCTCGGCGCGAAGGACGTCACGGTCCTTCGCACGGACACGGACACGAACACGGACACCGGGCCGGGGGCGGGGCCTGGGCGCGAGGTCACCGAAGTACGCGTCCCCGTCGGCCGGCTTCTGGTCGGCGACTGGTTCGTCGTACGGCCCGGCGAGAAGATCGCCACGGACGGCACCGTCATCGAGGGCGCCTCGGCCGTCGACGCCTCCATGCTCACCGGGGAGGCACTCCCGGTGGACACCGTTCCGGGCGACTCCGTCACCGGAGCCACCCTGAACGTCTCCGGCCGGCTGGTCGTCGAGGCCACCCGGGTCGGCGCGGACACCCAGCTGGCCCGGATGGCCCGGCTGGTCGAGGACGCGCAGAGCGGCAAGGCCGCCGCCCAGCGCCTCGCGGACCGGATCTCCGCGGTCTTCGTCCCCGTCGTCCTGCTGATCGCCCTGGGGACGCTGGTGGTCCAGTTGCTCGCCACCGACGACGTCACCGCCTCGTTCACCGCCGCCGTGGCCGTCCTGATCATCGCCTGCCCCTGCGCCCTGGGGCTCGCCACGCCCACGGCCCTCATGGCCGGTACCGGGCGGGGCGCGCAGCTCGGCATCCTGATCAAGGGCCCCGAGGTTCTGGAGACCGCACGGAGGATCGACACGGTCGTCCTGGACAAGACCGGGACGGTCACCACCGGCCGGATGACCCTCGGAAGCGTCCACACCGCCCCCGGGACGGCCGAGGAGGACGTACTCCGCCTCGCGGGCGCCCTCGAGCACGCCTCCGGACATCCGGTGGCCCGCGCGGTGGCCGCGGGAGCGGCCGCCCGCACGGGCTCGGCGCTCCCCGCGCCGGTGGACTTCTCCGACGCCCCCGGCCTCGGGGTGCGCGGCACCGTCGAGGGGCACGTCGTGCTGGCCGGCCGGGCGAAGCTCCTGGCCGATGCCGGCATCACCCTCCCGCCCTCGCTCGAGGACGCCCTGGCGCAGGCTGCGCGTCAGGGGCGTACGACCGTCGCCGTGGCCTGGGACGGGGAGGCCAGGGGCGTCCTGGAGGTGGCCGACGCGGTGAAGGAGAGCAGCGCGGAGGCCGTCGCGGAGCTCCGCGCGCTGGGCCTCGACCCGATCCTGCTGACCGGGGACAACCAGGCCTCAGCGGACTCCGTGGCGCGCGCGGTCGGGATCGACACGGTTCTCGCGGAGGTGCTCCCCGAAGAGAAGGCGCAGGTCGTACGGCGCCTGCAGGCCGAAGGCCGGTCCGTCGCGATGGTCGGTGACGGCGTCAACGACGCCGCCGCGCTCGCCGTGGCCGATCTCGGACTGTCGATGGGCACCGGCACCGACGCGGCGATCGAAGCGGGTGACCTCACACTGGTCCGTGGAGATCTCAAGGTGGCCCCTGCCGCTATCCGCCTGTCGAGGCGTACTCTGTGGACCATCAGAAGCAACCTCTTCTGGGCTTTCGGCTACAACGTGGCCGCACTGCCTCTCGCCGCGTTCGGGCTGCTCAGCCCCATGATCGCGGGAGCTGCAATGGCGTTCTCGTCGGTCTTCGTCGTGACGAACAGCCTGAGGTTGCGCTCCTTCACATGA
- a CDS encoding MMPL family transporter has protein sequence MSDVNSSERVGGWTRFVTARPRFALLAALVITALAVFAGSGVADRMGSGGWEAPDAESTWTTQVLEREFPASQPNLLLLVDSGGASVDDPAVAAEAARLTDRLSAEPGITGVGSYWRTKSPTLRSSDGHEAIVAARIGGDEKAAGETLDRIAPVYRGTNGPVEVSVGGPVAVRHEMQSTIQEDLLRAELIALPVTLVLLVMVFGSAIAALLPLGVGIVAILGTNAVLRGITEFTEVSVFAQNLTTALGLGLAIDYALFIVRRFREELSAGADTRVAIGTTLRTAGRTVLFSALTVAVSLAAMMVFPQYFLRSFAYAGIAVVLLAAAAALILLPAALMLLGPRVNALDLRRLLRRRGKPASGADASESSGRGWARFSALVMRRAPVFAVVTTVGLLLLGLPFLGVKFGTADDRQLPANAESRVVQEHIREGFPGSPGAGLEVLAEGAASPGRYADFKERIEALPGVERVNGPVTGEGFAYFDVLPEGESVGQDAQDLVRELRAEPAPFDTSVTGTAAVLVDSKDAIADRLPWAVGIIVVVTLLLVFLLTGSVLIPLQAVVLNALSLTAMFGAVVWVFQDGNLSGILSFTSTGDIETTLPVLMFCVAFGLSMDYGVFLLSRIKEEYDRTGDHEQAVTFGLRRTGGLITAAAVILAVVMVAIGTSRVTNTKMLGLGIALAVLMDAMVVRSLLVPAVMKLMGRVTWWAPAPLRAFHRRFGLSEGEEPAPTSDQGADERSETNGRERDKITAGA, from the coding sequence ATGTCGGACGTCAACAGCTCGGAGCGCGTCGGGGGGTGGACCCGGTTCGTCACCGCGCGGCCACGGTTCGCCCTGCTGGCCGCCCTCGTGATCACGGCGCTCGCCGTGTTCGCGGGCAGCGGAGTGGCCGACCGGATGGGCAGCGGCGGCTGGGAGGCACCCGACGCCGAGTCGACCTGGACGACCCAGGTGCTGGAGCGTGAGTTCCCCGCGTCGCAGCCCAATCTGCTCCTGCTCGTCGACAGCGGCGGCGCCTCGGTCGACGACCCCGCGGTGGCCGCCGAGGCCGCCCGGCTGACCGACCGCCTGTCGGCCGAGCCCGGGATCACGGGCGTCGGTTCGTACTGGCGGACGAAGTCCCCCACCCTGCGCTCCTCGGACGGACACGAAGCGATCGTCGCCGCCCGGATCGGGGGTGACGAGAAGGCCGCCGGCGAGACCCTGGACCGGATAGCCCCCGTCTACCGGGGCACGAACGGTCCGGTGGAGGTCTCCGTCGGCGGGCCCGTCGCCGTCCGGCACGAGATGCAGAGCACCATCCAGGAGGACCTCCTGCGGGCCGAGCTCATCGCGCTGCCGGTCACGCTGGTGCTGCTGGTCATGGTCTTCGGCAGCGCGATCGCCGCCCTGCTGCCGCTCGGTGTGGGGATCGTCGCGATCCTCGGGACCAACGCCGTGCTGCGCGGCATCACCGAATTCACCGAGGTCTCCGTCTTCGCCCAGAACCTCACCACGGCCCTGGGGCTCGGACTCGCCATCGACTACGCGCTGTTCATCGTGCGCCGGTTCCGCGAGGAGCTCTCCGCCGGGGCCGACACCCGCGTGGCGATCGGCACCACACTGCGTACCGCAGGACGGACGGTGCTCTTCTCCGCGCTGACGGTGGCAGTGTCGCTGGCCGCGATGATGGTCTTTCCCCAGTACTTCCTGCGCTCCTTCGCCTACGCCGGCATCGCCGTGGTGCTGCTGGCCGCCGCCGCTGCCCTGATCCTGCTGCCGGCCGCCCTGATGCTGCTCGGCCCACGGGTCAACGCACTGGACCTGCGCCGGCTGCTGCGCCGCCGCGGAAAGCCGGCCTCCGGGGCGGACGCGTCCGAGAGCTCGGGCAGGGGGTGGGCCCGCTTCTCGGCGCTCGTGATGCGGAGGGCTCCTGTCTTCGCCGTCGTCACCACGGTCGGGCTGCTGCTCCTGGGGCTCCCGTTCCTCGGAGTGAAGTTCGGCACGGCGGACGACCGGCAGCTGCCGGCGAACGCCGAGTCCCGCGTCGTCCAGGAGCACATCCGGGAAGGCTTCCCCGGAAGCCCTGGTGCTGGACTCGAAGTCCTCGCGGAGGGCGCCGCGAGTCCCGGCCGGTACGCCGACTTCAAGGAGCGGATCGAGGCGCTCCCCGGAGTGGAGCGGGTGAACGGTCCCGTGACGGGGGAGGGCTTCGCGTACTTCGATGTCCTACCCGAAGGGGAGTCCGTCGGACAGGACGCTCAGGACCTGGTCCGGGAACTGCGAGCCGAGCCGGCTCCGTTCGACACCTCGGTCACCGGCACGGCGGCCGTCCTGGTCGACTCCAAGGACGCCATAGCGGACCGGTTGCCGTGGGCGGTGGGAATCATCGTCGTGGTGACACTGCTGCTGGTCTTCCTGCTGACCGGGAGTGTCCTGATACCCCTCCAAGCCGTCGTTCTCAACGCGCTCAGCCTGACCGCGATGTTCGGAGCGGTGGTCTGGGTCTTCCAGGACGGAAACCTGTCCGGGATCCTCTCCTTCACCAGCACGGGTGACATAGAGACGACGCTGCCCGTGCTGATGTTCTGCGTGGCCTTCGGCCTCTCCATGGACTACGGCGTGTTCCTGCTCTCCCGGATCAAGGAGGAGTACGACCGGACCGGAGACCACGAGCAAGCCGTGACGTTCGGGCTCCGGCGTACCGGCGGACTGATCACCGCCGCCGCCGTGATCCTTGCCGTGGTGATGGTCGCCATCGGCACCTCGCGGGTGACCAACACGAAGATGCTCGGACTCGGGATCGCGCTGGCCGTGCTGATGGACGCGATGGTGGTGCGCAGTCTGCTGGTGCCGGCCGTGATGAAGCTGATGGGCCGCGTCACCTGGTGGGCCCCCGCGCCGCTGCGCGCCTTCCACCGGCGGTTCGGGCTGAGCGAGGGGGAGGAGCCGGCGCCCACCTCGGACCAGGGCGCCGACGAGCGGTCCGAGACGAACGGGCGGGAGCGGGACAAGATCACAGCCGGGGCGTAG
- a CDS encoding TetR/AcrR family transcriptional regulator, with protein sequence MPEARAEEAATREESGRPGGRGKGADAGQDAGAGPGGEASRPRRRQARGEARIAQLLEAAADVFCASGYNGASTNAIAREAGVSPGTLYQFFPNKEAIAIELGEQLMHRWRETYGAAFVVRHIELPLDRLLDTVLDPLIAFNCENPAFAVLTHGSEIPGVITREHDALHATMLTRTEELLAAYLPELPADQVTRTAEMAFVLFKAGLDLVMSHEGTEREAYVEELKTVMYRYLEPLACDTPDRATARSSDTP encoded by the coding sequence GTGCCGGAGGCCAGGGCGGAAGAAGCCGCCACACGCGAAGAGAGCGGCAGGCCCGGCGGGCGCGGCAAGGGTGCGGACGCCGGCCAGGACGCCGGAGCCGGGCCGGGCGGCGAGGCGAGCCGGCCGCGCCGCCGCCAGGCGCGCGGCGAGGCCCGCATCGCCCAGCTGCTGGAAGCCGCCGCCGACGTCTTCTGCGCCAGCGGGTACAACGGCGCCAGCACCAACGCCATCGCCCGCGAGGCGGGCGTCTCACCTGGCACGCTCTACCAGTTCTTCCCCAACAAGGAAGCCATCGCCATCGAGCTCGGCGAGCAGCTCATGCACCGCTGGCGGGAGACGTACGGCGCGGCGTTCGTCGTCAGACACATCGAGCTGCCGCTCGACAGGCTGCTGGACACGGTCCTCGACCCCCTGATCGCCTTCAACTGCGAGAACCCGGCGTTCGCCGTGCTCACCCACGGCTCCGAGATCCCGGGCGTGATCACCCGGGAGCACGACGCTTTGCACGCCACGATGCTCACCAGGACGGAAGAGCTCCTGGCCGCCTACCTTCCGGAACTCCCCGCGGACCAGGTCACCCGCACCGCCGAGATGGCCTTCGTGCTCTTCAAGGCAGGACTCGACCTGGTCATGTCGCACGAGGGCACCGAACGGGAGGCTTACGTGGAGGAGTTGAAGACCGTGATGTACCGCTACCTGGAGCCCCTGGCCTGCGACACACCCGACAGGGCGACCGCACGGAGCAGCGATACCCCCTAG
- a CDS encoding MerR family transcriptional regulator, with product MTDRTLWSYKDIAAHIQVRPDTIRSYRKHGLLPPPDDVRHGKPYWFVDTVLAWVASRPSNRGR from the coding sequence ATGACGGACAGAACGCTCTGGTCGTACAAGGACATTGCGGCGCACATCCAGGTCCGGCCGGACACGATCCGTTCCTACCGCAAGCACGGGCTGCTGCCACCTCCTGACGACGTCCGGCACGGGAAGCCCTACTGGTTCGTGGACACCGTCCTCGCATGGGTCGCGTCCCGGCCCAGCAACCGCGGCCGTTGA
- a CDS encoding ATP-dependent RecD-like DNA helicase, whose amino-acid sequence MSNTAVLEGVLERITYANEENGYTVARVDTGRGAGDLLTVVGSLLGAQPGESLRMEGRWGSHPQFGRQFTVENYTTILPATIQGIRRYLGSGLIKGIGPVMADRITTHFGVDTLDIIEQHPKRLVEVPGLGPKRTKMIAAAWEEQKAIKEVMVFLQSVGVSTSIAVRIYKKYEDASISVVKNQPYRLAADVWGIGFLTADRIAQAVGIPHDSPERVKAGLQYALSQSTDQGHCFLPEERLIADGVKLLQVDTGLVIDCLAELAEDPEGVVREKVPGPEDGQPVTAVYLVPFHRAEISLAAQVQRLLRTPEDRMPGFQDVDWDKALAWLAGRTGATLAPEQEAAVRLALSRKVAVLTGGPGCGKSFTVRSVVELARARNAKVVLAAPTGRAAKRLSELTGAEASTVHRLLELKPGGDAAYDRDRPLDADLVVVDEASMLDLLLANKLVKAVAPGAHLLLVGDVDQLPSVGAGEVLRDLLADGGPVPAVRLTTIFRQAQKSGVVTNAHRINSGVPPLTQGLDDFFLFVEDETEDAGVLAVDVAARRIPAKFGLNPRRDVQVLAPMHRGPAGAGHLNGLLQQAITPGRPGLPEKRFGGRVFRVGDKVTQIRNNYDKGENGVFNGTVGVVTALDADEQKLTVLTDEEEEIAYEFDELDELAHAYAMTIHRSQGSEYPAVVIPVTTSAWMMLQRNLLYTAVTRAKKLVVLVGSRKAIGQAVRTVSAGRRCTALDFRLSGGTAEDFPKK is encoded by the coding sequence ATGTCCAACACCGCCGTCCTCGAAGGCGTCCTGGAGCGGATCACCTACGCCAACGAGGAGAACGGGTACACGGTCGCCCGAGTCGACACCGGTCGTGGTGCGGGTGATCTGCTCACCGTCGTCGGCTCGCTGCTCGGCGCACAGCCCGGCGAGTCACTGCGCATGGAGGGCCGTTGGGGGTCGCATCCGCAGTTCGGCAGACAGTTCACCGTCGAGAACTACACGACGATCCTCCCCGCCACGATCCAGGGCATCCGCCGGTATCTCGGCTCCGGGCTGATCAAGGGCATCGGACCGGTGATGGCCGACCGGATCACCACCCACTTCGGCGTCGACACCCTGGACATCATCGAGCAGCATCCGAAGCGGCTCGTCGAGGTTCCGGGACTGGGCCCGAAGCGGACGAAGATGATCGCCGCGGCCTGGGAGGAGCAGAAGGCGATCAAGGAGGTCATGGTCTTCCTCCAGAGCGTCGGCGTCTCCACCTCCATCGCCGTCCGCATCTACAAGAAGTACGAGGACGCCTCCATCTCCGTCGTGAAGAACCAGCCCTACCGGCTGGCCGCCGACGTCTGGGGCATCGGATTCCTCACCGCCGACCGCATCGCCCAGGCCGTCGGAATCCCGCACGACAGTCCCGAGCGGGTCAAGGCAGGTCTCCAGTACGCCCTGTCGCAGTCCACGGACCAGGGGCACTGCTTCCTCCCCGAGGAGCGGCTGATCGCCGACGGGGTGAAGCTGCTCCAGGTCGACACGGGGCTCGTCATCGACTGCCTGGCCGAGCTCGCAGAAGACCCGGAAGGCGTCGTACGGGAGAAGGTGCCGGGCCCCGAGGACGGACAGCCCGTCACCGCCGTCTACCTGGTGCCGTTCCACCGCGCCGAGATCTCCCTGGCCGCCCAGGTGCAGCGCCTGCTGCGTACGCCGGAGGACCGGATGCCCGGCTTCCAGGACGTGGACTGGGACAAGGCGCTCGCCTGGCTCGCGGGGCGTACGGGGGCCACACTGGCCCCCGAGCAGGAGGCGGCCGTCCGGCTCGCGCTCAGCAGGAAGGTCGCCGTTCTCACCGGCGGTCCCGGCTGCGGGAAGTCGTTCACCGTCCGCTCCGTGGTCGAGCTGGCCCGCGCCCGGAACGCCAAGGTCGTGCTGGCCGCCCCCACCGGGCGGGCGGCGAAGCGCCTCTCGGAGCTGACCGGCGCGGAGGCGTCCACCGTGCACCGGCTGCTGGAGCTGAAGCCCGGCGGGGACGCGGCGTACGACCGCGACCGGCCGCTGGACGCCGATCTGGTCGTCGTCGACGAGGCGTCGATGCTCGATCTGCTGCTCGCCAACAAGCTCGTCAAGGCCGTGGCACCCGGTGCCCATCTCCTTCTGGTGGGCGACGTGGACCAACTGCCCTCGGTCGGCGCCGGGGAGGTGCTGCGGGACCTGCTGGCGGACGGCGGCCCCGTCCCCGCCGTCCGGCTGACCACCATCTTCCGCCAGGCCCAGAAGTCCGGCGTCGTCACCAACGCCCACCGCATCAACTCCGGGGTGCCGCCGCTGACCCAGGGGCTCGACGACTTCTTCCTGTTCGTCGAGGACGAGACGGAGGACGCCGGAGTGCTCGCCGTCGATGTCGCCGCCCGTCGCATCCCCGCCAAGTTCGGCCTGAACCCCCGCCGTGACGTGCAGGTCCTCGCCCCGATGCACCGGGGCCCGGCAGGCGCCGGCCATCTCAACGGGCTGCTCCAGCAGGCCATCACCCCCGGACGCCCGGGCCTTCCCGAGAAGCGGTTCGGAGGCCGGGTCTTCCGGGTAGGCGACAAGGTGACACAGATCAGGAACAACTATGACAAGGGGGAGAACGGCGTCTTCAACGGCACGGTCGGTGTCGTGACCGCCCTCGACGCGGACGAGCAGAAGCTGACCGTCCTCACGGACGAGGAGGAGGAGATCGCGTACGAATTCGACGAGCTGGACGAACTGGCCCACGCCTACGCGATGACCATCCACCGCTCGCAGGGCAGCGAGTATCCGGCGGTCGTCATCCCGGTCACGACCAGCGCCTGGATGATGCTCCAGAGGAACCTGCTCTACACGGCTGTGACCAGGGCCAAGAAGCTGGTCGTGCTGGTCGGCTCGCGCAAGGCCATCGGCCAGGCGGTCCGCACCGTTTCCGCAGGCAGGCGCTGTACGGCACTGGATTTCCGGCTCAGCGGCGGTACGGCGGAAGACTTCCCGAAAAAATGA
- a CDS encoding citrate synthase, translating into MSEHTNNAVVLRYGDDEYTYPVIDSTVGDRGFDIGKLRANTGLVTLDSGYGNTAAYKSAITYLDGEQGILRYRGYPIEQLAESSTFLEVAYTLINGDLPKVDELSAFKNEITQHTLLHEDVKRFFDGFPRDAHPMAMLSSVVSALSTFYQDSHNPFDEEQRHLSTIRLLAKLPTIAAYAYKKSIGHPFVYPRNDLGYVENFLRMTFSVPAQEYVPDPVVVSALEKLLILHADHEQNCSTSTVRLVGSSQANMFASISAGISALWGPLHGGANQSVLEMLEGIQANGGDVDSFIQKVKNKEDGVRLMGFGHRVYKSFDPRAKIIKAAAHDVLSSLGKSDELLDIALKLEEHALSDEYFVSRNLYPNVDFYTGLIYRAMGFPTEMFTVLFALGRLPGWIAQWHEMIKEPGSRIGRPRQIYTGEVLRDFVPVEGR; encoded by the coding sequence GTGAGCGAGCACACCAACAACGCTGTAGTACTGCGGTACGGCGATGACGAGTACACCTACCCGGTGATCGACAGCACCGTCGGCGACAGGGGCTTCGACATCGGGAAGCTCCGGGCCAATACGGGCCTGGTCACGCTGGACAGCGGATACGGCAACACGGCCGCGTATAAATCCGCCATCACCTACCTCGACGGCGAGCAGGGCATCCTGCGCTACCGCGGCTACCCGATCGAGCAGCTCGCCGAGAGCTCGACGTTCCTCGAGGTCGCCTACACGCTGATCAACGGTGATCTCCCCAAGGTCGACGAGCTGTCGGCCTTCAAGAACGAGATCACCCAGCACACGCTGCTGCACGAGGACGTCAAGCGCTTCTTCGACGGCTTCCCGCGCGACGCCCACCCGATGGCGATGCTGTCCTCGGTCGTCAGCGCGCTGTCCACCTTCTACCAGGACAGCCACAACCCGTTCGACGAGGAGCAGCGGCACCTCTCGACGATCCGGCTGCTGGCCAAGCTCCCGACGATCGCGGCGTACGCGTACAAGAAGTCGATCGGTCACCCGTTCGTCTACCCGCGGAACGACCTCGGCTACGTCGAGAACTTCCTGCGCATGACCTTCTCCGTGCCGGCCCAGGAGTACGTGCCGGACCCGGTCGTCGTCTCGGCGCTCGAGAAGCTGCTCATCCTGCACGCGGACCACGAGCAGAACTGTTCGACCTCCACCGTGCGTCTGGTCGGTTCCTCGCAGGCGAACATGTTCGCCTCGATCTCCGCCGGTATCTCCGCCCTGTGGGGCCCGCTGCACGGTGGCGCCAACCAGTCGGTCCTGGAGATGCTCGAGGGCATCCAGGCCAACGGCGGCGACGTCGACTCCTTCATCCAGAAGGTGAAGAACAAGGAGGACGGCGTCCGCCTGATGGGCTTCGGCCACCGGGTGTACAAGTCGTTCGACCCGCGCGCCAAGATCATCAAGGCTGCCGCGCACGACGTGCTGTCCTCGCTCGGCAAGTCCGACGAGCTGCTCGACATCGCGCTCAAGCTGGAGGAGCACGCGCTCTCCGACGAGTACTTCGTCTCGCGCAACCTCTACCCCAACGTGGACTTCTACACGGGCCTGATCTACCGCGCCATGGGCTTCCCGACCGAGATGTTCACCGTGCTCTTCGCGCTCGGCCGGCTCCCCGGCTGGATCGCCCAGTGGCACGAGATGATCAAGGAGCCGGGATCCCGCATCGGCCGCCCGCGCCAGATCTACACCGGCGAGGTCCTGCGCGACTTCGTCCCGGTCGAGGGCCGCTGA
- a CDS encoding heavy-metal-associated domain-containing protein, whose product MTTETDTPKTAGSCCSSTGSCDDRTAGTQAGGVTAVYEVKGMTCGHCEGAVSEELSAIEGVTSVKAEAATGRVTVASAAALTDESVRAAVDEAGYELVGRA is encoded by the coding sequence ATGACCACCGAGACGGACACGCCCAAGACCGCCGGCTCCTGCTGCTCGTCCACCGGCTCCTGCGACGACCGGACGGCGGGCACCCAGGCGGGCGGCGTCACCGCGGTGTACGAGGTGAAGGGCATGACCTGCGGGCACTGCGAAGGGGCGGTCTCCGAGGAGCTCTCCGCGATCGAGGGAGTGACCTCGGTGAAGGCGGAGGCGGCCACCGGCCGGGTGACCGTGGCCTCCGCGGCCGCCCTGACCGACGAGTCCGTACGCGCCGCCGTCGACGAGGCCGGCTACGAACTCGTGGGCCGCGCCTGA
- a CDS encoding zinc-dependent alcohol dehydrogenase family protein, with protein MRAVVFEEFGQEARVGDLPDPTPSAAGVVVRVDATGLCRSDWHGWMGHDPDIVLPHVPGHELAGVVEEVGPGVRNWRVGDRVTVPFVCACGRCPACAAGAQQVCERQTQPGFTHWGSFAEYVALEQADVNLVAVPEGLSPATAAGLGCRFATAFRAVVGQGRVAPGEWVAVHGCGGVGLSAVMIAVACGARVVAVDVSQRALELARAFGASACVDASAHPAGADEAVRELTGGGAHLSLDALGSPVTCAASVKSLRRQGRHIQVGLLPSAAGDPVVPMARVIGLELEILGSHGMAAHDYPPMMRMVRAGTLRPDLLVTSTITLDAAPAALAAMATAPGAGVTIIEPAKED; from the coding sequence ATGCGGGCAGTGGTGTTCGAGGAGTTCGGGCAGGAGGCCCGGGTCGGGGATCTTCCCGACCCCACCCCCTCCGCCGCGGGAGTGGTGGTCCGGGTCGACGCCACGGGGCTCTGCCGGAGTGACTGGCACGGCTGGATGGGCCACGACCCGGACATCGTCCTCCCGCACGTACCCGGTCACGAACTGGCCGGGGTGGTCGAGGAGGTGGGCCCCGGCGTGCGCAACTGGCGCGTGGGCGACCGGGTCACCGTGCCCTTCGTCTGCGCCTGCGGCCGCTGTCCCGCATGCGCCGCCGGTGCCCAGCAGGTCTGCGAGCGTCAGACCCAGCCGGGCTTCACCCACTGGGGATCCTTCGCCGAGTACGTGGCGCTGGAGCAGGCAGACGTCAATCTGGTCGCGGTGCCCGAAGGGCTGTCGCCCGCCACGGCGGCCGGGCTCGGATGCCGGTTCGCCACGGCGTTCCGTGCCGTCGTGGGGCAGGGGCGGGTGGCACCGGGGGAGTGGGTCGCCGTGCACGGCTGCGGCGGGGTCGGGCTGTCGGCCGTGATGATCGCCGTGGCATGCGGGGCCCGGGTCGTCGCGGTCGACGTCTCGCAGCGGGCCCTGGAGTTGGCGCGGGCGTTCGGCGCCTCCGCGTGTGTCGACGCGTCCGCGCACCCTGCCGGTGCGGACGAGGCGGTACGCGAACTGACCGGCGGCGGGGCCCATCTGTCACTGGACGCGCTGGGCTCCCCGGTCACCTGCGCCGCGTCCGTGAAGAGCCTGCGTAGGCAGGGTCGTCATATCCAGGTCGGATTGCTGCCGTCCGCCGCCGGTGACCCCGTCGTCCCCATGGCGCGCGTGATCGGCCTGGAGCTGGAGATCCTCGGCAGCCACGGCATGGCCGCCCATGACTACCCGCCGATGATGCGCATGGTCCGGGCCGGGACCCTGCGACCGGACCTCCTGGTGACCTCCACCATCACCCTGGACGCGGCTCCGGCCGCCCTCGCCGCGATGGCCACCGCGCCCGGAGCGGGCGTCACGATCATCGAACCGGCGAAGGAGGACTGA